The sequence AAGAAAAGAGAGACCAGCAGTGACATGCTCGTCTCTCTATCTTTTATGCCCACATACAATTAATTGTTATTATGGATGTTGGCATTCCTATTATTTGAATATCAAACTTCAAACTAGGTTCTATTAATGTCGAAGCATTATGTATTCTAAAACTAAATTGCCAGCCATTATCCATGTATAATTCTGCAGTATTATTACTTTTAGGCTTTAATCCAAAAGAAATAATTCTTGTTGGCAGTAACGATATTGGTATTTTTCTACTTGGCACCTTTGTCTTAGAAGCATGATTTAATGTACCTCGAAGATTAAATGCCATAAGTTGAGTCATTTTTGATGAATCTATACCAATAAGTTTATAAAAATCATATTTACCTAGTAAGTATTCAACCATACGAGAAGGAACCGTTTTATCTTTTTCATAATCCTTGTTAATTTCTTTAATAAAAGCCTTTAACAAAGGAACATATACGGTTGATTCTTTATTAGGGAGAGCACTCCAAGCAATTTTACCCCTGTTTTTTATCAGAGGGGCAAAAATTGGGGCAATTTCATCCCAATATGTTTTTGAGCATGGCATACCTAAC is a genomic window of Xylanibacter ruminicola 23 containing:
- a CDS encoding HaeIII family restriction endonuclease; its protein translation is MPKSDELGRAFEYICVKCLEEEISKIRSVVVANNNNLIQDMNNWNCLDENTKTIMKKEALAAIPTLRELEPMIEDNSGDILTIRLQSDKEGIIGDVRDILIIRDSVKWVIGISVKHNHLAVKHSRLSNVLDFGNSWLGMPCSKTYWDEIAPIFAPLIKNRGKIAWSALPNKESTVYVPLLKAFIKEINKDYEKDKTVPSRMVEYLLGKYDFYKLIGIDSSKMTQLMAFNLRGTLNHASKTKVPSRKIPISLLPTRIISFGLKPKSNNTAELYMDNGWQFSFRIHNASTLIEPSLKFDIQIIGMPTSIITINCMWA